The following proteins come from a genomic window of Proteiniphilum propionicum:
- the fucI gene encoding L-fucose isomerase — protein MKNYPKIGIRPVIDGRQGGVRESLEEKTMNLAKAVAILIGDNLKNGDGSPVECVIADTTIGRVGESAACAAKFEREGVGSTITVTSCWCYGSETMDMNPYYPKAVWGFNGTERPGAVYLAAVLAAHAQKGLPAYGIYGRNVQDASDNSIPEDVAGKILRFARAAQAAATIRGRSYLSIGSVSMGIAGSIVNPDFFQNYLGMRCESVDSTEILRRIKEGIYDREEFAIAMDWTEKYCKPNEADDFNSEVKRKSRTAMDEDWEFVVKMTLIIRDLMTGNKKLEAMGFKEEAIGHNAIAAGFQGQRQWTDFLPNGDFSEAVLNSSFDWNGMREAFVVATENDALNGVAMLFGHLLTNTAQIFSDVRTYWSPESVERVTGKTLSGKASNGIIHLINSGSTTLDGTGKQRKNGAPAMKPFWEISEQEMEECLAATTWYPANLDYFRGGGYSSNFLSEGGMPVTMSRLNLVKGLGPVLQIAEGWTVELEAEMHKILNERTDKTWPTTWFVPRLTDKPAFRDVYSVMNNWGANHGAISYGHIGKDLITLASMLRIPVSLHNVDDSDIFRPAAWNAFGMDKEGADYRACANFGPIYK, from the coding sequence ATGAAAAATTACCCGAAAATTGGTATACGTCCCGTAATTGACGGACGACAGGGAGGTGTAAGGGAAAGTCTCGAGGAAAAGACAATGAATCTTGCCAAAGCGGTTGCGATACTGATAGGTGACAACCTGAAAAACGGAGACGGAAGCCCCGTCGAATGTGTTATTGCAGATACTACCATCGGACGTGTGGGCGAAAGCGCTGCATGCGCTGCAAAATTTGAACGCGAAGGTGTAGGCTCCACTATTACTGTAACCTCATGTTGGTGCTACGGCTCCGAAACCATGGATATGAACCCCTACTATCCCAAAGCAGTCTGGGGATTTAACGGTACGGAACGCCCTGGAGCTGTTTATCTGGCAGCCGTACTGGCAGCTCACGCTCAAAAAGGGTTACCGGCTTATGGCATATATGGGCGAAACGTACAGGATGCATCCGACAATTCTATACCTGAAGACGTGGCCGGAAAAATTCTTCGCTTTGCCCGGGCCGCACAAGCGGCTGCTACAATACGCGGACGTTCTTATCTTTCTATAGGAAGTGTCTCAATGGGTATAGCAGGCTCCATCGTTAATCCAGATTTCTTCCAGAATTATCTTGGTATGCGCTGCGAATCTGTTGATTCTACAGAAATATTGCGGCGCATCAAAGAGGGTATATACGACCGTGAAGAGTTTGCAATTGCAATGGACTGGACGGAAAAATACTGCAAACCTAATGAGGCTGACGATTTCAATTCTGAGGTTAAACGTAAATCACGGACCGCGATGGACGAGGATTGGGAGTTCGTGGTGAAAATGACTCTTATCATACGTGACCTGATGACCGGAAATAAAAAACTTGAAGCAATGGGCTTCAAAGAAGAGGCGATTGGGCATAATGCTATCGCAGCCGGATTTCAGGGACAACGACAATGGACAGACTTCCTTCCGAACGGCGATTTTTCGGAGGCTGTGCTGAACAGCTCTTTCGACTGGAACGGGATGCGAGAAGCCTTTGTGGTAGCAACCGAAAACGATGCTCTTAATGGTGTGGCAATGCTTTTTGGACATCTGCTCACCAACACTGCACAGATCTTTTCAGATGTGCGGACATACTGGAGCCCTGAGTCCGTGGAACGAGTCACCGGGAAGACTCTATCCGGAAAGGCTTCGAACGGAATCATCCATCTTATAAACTCTGGATCAACCACTCTCGATGGTACCGGCAAACAGCGGAAAAACGGAGCCCCTGCCATGAAGCCTTTCTGGGAAATATCGGAACAGGAGATGGAAGAATGCCTTGCTGCAACCACTTGGTATCCGGCTAACCTCGACTATTTCCGGGGAGGAGGGTACTCCTCAAATTTTCTATCGGAAGGCGGCATGCCAGTCACGATGAGCCGGCTAAACCTGGTAAAAGGGCTGGGTCCTGTGTTGCAGATTGCTGAAGGATGGACGGTTGAACTGGAAGCCGAAATGCACAAGATACTAAACGAACGCACCGACAAAACATGGCCAACCACATGGTTCGTACCCCGATTAACAGACAAACCGGCATTCAGGGATGTTTATTCGGTGATGAACAACTGGGGTGCCAACCACGGTGCAATCAGCTACGGGCATATCGGTAAGGATTTGATCACGCTCGCATCAATGCTCCGCATCCCGGTCAGTCTGCACAACGTAGATGATAGCGATATCTTCCGCCCGGCAGCATGGAATGCTTTCGGAATGGACAAGGAGGGTGCCGACTACCGCGCCTGTGCGAACTTCGGTCCGATTTACAAATAA
- a CDS encoding tetratricopeptide repeat protein, whose translation MTRKIIFISTLISICFTGCKHSSKIDVTPHKVNQKADIFFREATGLLSYYDKDSTRKCINLLDSALEIDSLNPDYYGVKAKLLSELGLLDSALIVQRKADSKGAITGEYLFQLGLFQAAKGLTNEAHESFGRSNEYLNQILIHYPDSLGAFILQQAANALYHGEDSLFMNEVTGIRKRFPERLMEIEMTRRVKPHALIIQIQQIEENSFNDLISELDSISKKEALEVNK comes from the coding sequence ATGACAAGAAAAATAATTTTTATAAGCACCCTTATCTCTATCTGTTTTACCGGATGTAAACACAGCAGCAAAATTGATGTTACACCACACAAAGTAAATCAAAAAGCTGATATTTTTTTCAGGGAGGCAACCGGTTTATTGTCTTATTACGACAAAGATTCAACCAGGAAGTGTATAAATCTGCTGGATTCGGCACTGGAAATAGATAGCCTGAATCCTGATTATTACGGAGTAAAAGCAAAATTGTTGTCTGAATTGGGCTTGCTCGACTCCGCGTTAATTGTTCAAAGAAAGGCTGACAGCAAAGGCGCAATAACAGGAGAATACCTATTTCAACTCGGCCTGTTTCAGGCGGCAAAAGGATTAACCAACGAAGCTCACGAGAGCTTCGGAAGGAGCAACGAATATTTGAACCAGATACTGATACATTACCCCGACAGCCTGGGGGCATTTATACTACAACAGGCGGCAAATGCACTTTACCATGGCGAAGACTCTTTATTTATGAATGAAGTCACGGGTATCAGAAAACGTTTCCCCGAGAGACTGATGGAAATTGAAATGACAAGACGGGTTAAGCCACACGCTTTGATAATACAGATACAACAGATAGAAGAAAACTCTTTCAACGATTTAATCTCCGAACTCGACAGTATATCAAAAAAAGAAGCATTAGAAGTGAATAAATAG
- a CDS encoding TonB-dependent receptor plug domain-containing protein, producing the protein MVNRLLVYICCFFFTIRISAQEALSADTLVHRLWKQTQLYPREKIYARTDRPVYVAGDTLRFSVQVVNFISHRPEGASRYAYAELYKEDSLVCRIKVRGDTLGVMPGYIPLDKDLSPGMYQLRAYTRYSAFQKEPSVFTRPLLVLSYKYSGVNHGRPGYTGAGHGTGEDNAGYTVNFYPEGGHGVAGAPCRFGFEAVHNNGSAGEVTGYVVDSRRDTLSRFATMHDGMGEFSFTPRPGEAYEAVCINNYGLEKVFTLPPAVTGSFALRVDAGEDAFRVSLVRDSLPPDAPSRFQLLVLQRGFPLYADAWDGGPRVFPKSAFREGMLHFLLLDKGHIVSERPAFVLPAEKKIECLVAGKTGGRDSQGPTRIELVLQDEDGRPINGVASIAVTREGDFLPDSTITIQTELLLTPDLQGEVRDPGWYFRNAGVPVGREAMDLLVRVRGWRRYEIEPAMQGEYDEPDVLPEVSARVSGRVLDRKGAGVQNCVVTLAAPGTGILEQAVSREDGRFVFTGFEIPEGTRFVVSAKTATGRENVYLVLDEVPSWFEGVPAPLAASGKPHGDHLESGQWQGYRNRTLEKLAREETMRDIFLEEVEVRAPRKTYNTEYEQQAGTVITEERIKQSGLPNLQMVLRALVGIGGLWSPLLVFDGVPVYDSGSADFFLNYLPVEAIGQIDIIKGPHAVGYFNGKHNMIVAVSTKRGGKGGAYYAKTNTGYITPMGYQQPVEVYAPAPRVNKEPDVPLPDLRSVLYWQPRLPVREGRASIDFYPPVDAPVSVVIEGVTREGDTFRGHCSFAY; encoded by the coding sequence ATGGTTAATAGATTGCTCGTTTATATATGTTGTTTTTTTTTCACTATCCGCATTTCTGCTCAAGAGGCACTTTCTGCAGACACACTGGTGCATCGCTTGTGGAAACAGACCCAGCTCTACCCGCGGGAAAAGATATACGCCCGCACGGACCGACCGGTTTACGTGGCGGGCGACACCCTGCGTTTTAGCGTGCAGGTGGTTAACTTTATCTCGCACCGACCCGAGGGAGCGAGCCGTTACGCGTACGCTGAACTGTACAAGGAGGATTCCCTGGTGTGCCGGATCAAGGTGAGGGGCGACACGCTGGGGGTGATGCCGGGGTACATCCCATTGGACAAGGACCTGTCGCCGGGCATGTATCAGTTGCGGGCGTATACGCGCTACTCGGCCTTCCAGAAGGAACCGTCCGTCTTTACCCGCCCGCTGCTGGTGTTATCGTACAAATATAGCGGTGTAAACCACGGCAGGCCGGGTTATACCGGGGCGGGGCACGGAACCGGGGAGGATAATGCGGGGTACACCGTGAACTTTTATCCCGAGGGGGGGCACGGGGTGGCGGGTGCCCCGTGCCGGTTTGGTTTCGAAGCGGTGCATAATAACGGCTCGGCCGGGGAAGTGACCGGATACGTTGTGGACAGCCGCAGAGATACCCTGTCGCGGTTTGCCACGATGCACGACGGGATGGGGGAGTTTTCCTTCACTCCTCGCCCGGGGGAAGCGTACGAGGCCGTTTGTATCAATAATTATGGTTTGGAGAAGGTGTTCACGCTGCCTCCTGCCGTGACGGGTTCTTTCGCGTTACGCGTGGACGCGGGCGAGGATGCATTCCGGGTTTCCCTGGTACGTGACTCGTTGCCCCCGGATGCCCCGTCGCGTTTTCAACTGCTGGTACTCCAGCGTGGCTTTCCCCTCTACGCGGATGCATGGGACGGGGGACCGCGGGTTTTCCCGAAAAGCGCGTTTCGGGAAGGGATGCTGCATTTCCTGTTGCTTGACAAGGGGCATATCGTGAGCGAGCGGCCGGCGTTCGTGCTCCCGGCTGAAAAGAAAATCGAATGCCTGGTAGCCGGCAAAACCGGTGGCCGCGACAGTCAAGGCCCCACCCGGATTGAACTGGTATTGCAAGACGAGGACGGGAGGCCGATAAACGGGGTGGCCTCCATTGCCGTTACCCGCGAGGGGGATTTTTTACCCGACTCGACCATTACCATTCAAACGGAATTGTTGCTGACTCCCGATTTGCAAGGAGAGGTTCGCGACCCCGGGTGGTATTTCCGGAACGCTGGCGTTCCCGTGGGAAGGGAAGCGATGGACTTGCTGGTACGGGTGCGAGGGTGGAGGCGTTACGAGATTGAGCCTGCCATGCAAGGTGAATACGATGAACCGGACGTATTGCCCGAGGTAAGCGCGCGGGTATCCGGGAGAGTGCTGGACCGGAAGGGAGCGGGGGTGCAAAACTGCGTGGTCACGCTGGCCGCCCCCGGGACGGGTATTCTGGAACAGGCGGTGAGCCGGGAAGACGGTCGTTTTGTCTTTACCGGGTTTGAAATTCCCGAGGGTACCCGCTTCGTGGTTTCGGCGAAGACAGCAACGGGAAGAGAGAATGTTTACCTTGTCCTGGATGAAGTCCCGTCCTGGTTTGAAGGCGTGCCGGCCCCGTTGGCGGCTTCAGGGAAACCGCACGGGGATCACCTCGAGTCCGGTCAATGGCAAGGCTACCGGAATAGGACGCTGGAGAAGTTGGCGAGGGAAGAAACGATGCGGGATATCTTTTTGGAAGAGGTAGAGGTACGTGCCCCCAGGAAAACGTACAATACCGAGTACGAACAACAAGCCGGTACGGTTATTACCGAGGAGCGTATCAAGCAATCGGGATTACCAAACCTTCAAATGGTGCTGAGGGCGTTAGTAGGTATTGGCGGATTATGGTCTCCCCTTCTTGTTTTCGATGGGGTTCCTGTCTACGATTCGGGCTCAGCAGACTTTTTTTTAAATTATCTTCCGGTAGAAGCCATCGGGCAAATAGATATCATAAAAGGACCGCATGCCGTGGGATATTTTAATGGTAAACACAATATGATTGTCGCGGTCTCCACCAAGAGGGGAGGGAAGGGAGGAGCCTATTACGCGAAGACGAACACCGGCTACATTACCCCGATGGGGTATCAACAGCCGGTGGAAGTGTACGCTCCCGCTCCCCGGGTAAACAAGGAACCGGACGTGCCCCTGCCCGATCTCCGATCCGTCTTGTACTGGCAACCGCGGCTGCCAGTAAGGGAGGGTAGGGCGTCGATTGATTTTTACCCGCCTGTAGACGCTCCCGTTTCCGTCGTGATTGAAGGGGTTACACGGGAAGGGGATACCTTTCGGGGTCATTGTTCCTTCGCGTATTGA
- a CDS encoding RagB/SusD family nutrient uptake outer membrane protein: MKRNIYKFLMSGVFLLLFMGISTSCDPLGIEPTTQVDEGRFWLNPQLARSYVNNFYFWTPAGAGDTFQSEQWSDNCQGNAEQDWNTYRQESFNKRQYDENNGIIGFSAPWSDSYKKVYNVNLGIEKINSSSALSENLKNQLLAESYFFRAFVYFDMIKYWGAVPYVSKALTIDDNTYLPQNKREEIFDNILSDLTESVKFFDAYGGTPDVGMVNRNVATAYISRVALYAANAADASAKNLYTDDPAGLFKFEKDAQHYYQISYNASKSLIGKYSLENNYEDLFTSTTAHMSKESIWPVMFKENQRSGFNPTAKNGPDHYYYGGTDAASFKWEFRSGLFPTQDLVDAYLQKDDADGQWKKWWETSQSKAMGFHKNEEGEIEGSSANYRDIFKNRDKRFYATVTYDGAYMGPEQERYMIQTWIDNTNPAVTLKYSSLHSGYRFVDRMEVAPINRASAQTITGYYSRKYSHFDRFNNDGTFNWGIQRQTCYFNVRYAEVLLNCAEAGIKLGQSDARGYINEIRRRAGLSDYEGNDLYEEMKMQRRLEFAFEAPGFRYFDLLRWSEAEGKSTIEELNQASRGMWIFRKGIESEKIGENGYPVQPGGEGYFTPQIQTFRMPYSYYQRKFDNSRFYFVPFSATILKDYTQLQQNPGWENYNYNN; the protein is encoded by the coding sequence ATGAAAAGAAATATATATAAATTTTTAATGTCCGGGGTTTTCTTATTATTATTTATGGGAATCTCCACTTCCTGCGATCCGCTGGGAATTGAACCAACTACACAGGTCGACGAGGGGCGCTTCTGGCTTAATCCTCAGTTGGCACGTTCGTATGTAAATAATTTCTATTTCTGGACACCTGCCGGGGCGGGCGACACATTCCAATCGGAGCAATGGTCGGATAACTGTCAGGGAAATGCCGAGCAGGACTGGAATACGTATCGCCAGGAGTCATTCAACAAGCGGCAGTACGACGAAAACAACGGAATAATCGGATTCTCAGCTCCCTGGTCAGATTCCTACAAAAAAGTATATAATGTAAATTTGGGTATAGAAAAGATCAACTCGTCATCGGCTTTGTCAGAAAATTTAAAAAATCAACTGCTGGCTGAATCTTATTTCTTCCGTGCTTTTGTCTATTTTGATATGATTAAGTATTGGGGTGCAGTGCCTTATGTAAGCAAAGCGCTCACGATCGACGACAATACCTATCTTCCGCAAAACAAACGAGAAGAGATTTTCGACAACATTCTTTCAGACTTGACCGAATCGGTTAAATTTTTTGATGCTTACGGAGGTACTCCCGACGTTGGCATGGTCAATAGAAATGTAGCAACAGCATATATCTCACGCGTAGCATTGTATGCCGCCAATGCTGCCGATGCTTCAGCCAAAAATCTTTATACAGATGACCCTGCTGGACTGTTCAAATTTGAAAAGGACGCACAGCATTACTATCAAATATCCTACAATGCATCCAAGAGCCTGATTGGTAAATATAGTCTTGAAAACAACTATGAAGATTTGTTCACAAGTACGACTGCACACATGAGTAAGGAATCCATTTGGCCGGTTATGTTTAAGGAAAACCAGCGCAGTGGCTTTAACCCCACAGCTAAAAACGGTCCCGATCACTATTATTACGGCGGAACAGATGCTGCATCGTTCAAATGGGAATTTCGTTCAGGTCTGTTCCCCACCCAGGATCTGGTAGATGCCTATTTGCAAAAAGACGATGCAGACGGTCAGTGGAAAAAATGGTGGGAAACATCTCAGTCAAAAGCAATGGGGTTCCACAAAAATGAAGAGGGTGAGATTGAAGGCTCAAGTGCCAATTATCGGGATATCTTCAAGAACCGCGACAAACGATTCTATGCCACAGTCACCTACGACGGGGCTTATATGGGCCCGGAACAGGAGCGCTATATGATACAGACATGGATTGACAATACCAATCCGGCAGTTACATTAAAGTACAGTTCTCTGCATTCAGGTTATCGGTTTGTGGACAGAATGGAGGTTGCACCCATTAACAGAGCTTCAGCTCAAACAATCACAGGATATTACTCAAGGAAATATTCACATTTTGACAGATTTAATAACGATGGAACATTTAACTGGGGTATCCAACGTCAAACTTGTTATTTTAATGTCCGCTATGCCGAAGTTTTGCTGAATTGTGCTGAAGCAGGTATAAAACTCGGACAATCGGATGCCAGAGGATATATCAATGAAATTCGTCGTCGGGCCGGTCTTTCGGACTATGAAGGAAACGACCTGTATGAAGAGATGAAAATGCAGCGCCGTCTGGAATTTGCTTTTGAAGCACCGGGATTCCGCTACTTTGACCTTTTACGATGGAGTGAAGCCGAAGGAAAATCTACTATAGAGGAACTAAATCAAGCATCCAGAGGAATGTGGATCTTCCGCAAAGGCATCGAAAGTGAAAAAATAGGAGAAAACGGCTATCCAGTACAACCTGGTGGTGAAGGCTATTTCACACCTCAGATTCAGACCTTCAGAATGCCCTATTCCTACTACCAACGAAAGTTTGACAACAGTAGATTTTATTTTGTTCCCTTCTCTGCAACCATACTTAAAGATTACACGCAATTGCAGCAAAATCCGGGATGGGAGAACTATAATTATAATAACTAA